TACGAATACGATTGGGACCAAGGATTTAAAAGAAGAGCTTAAGGCAATGCAGAAAGTCGATGCAGCTTTCGAGGAGCTTCGTCGTGAACGCCATAAAGGGGCGCTAGCTGATAGCAGTCAACTGGCAGAATTAGAGAAAGCTTTTAAAGAGGCAAGGGAAACAGCCAAAGAATTTGTGGTCAGCAACGAAATTGGCGAGGCTATTGAACGTGCCGGCGGTGTTGGTTTAAATGCGTCGACAAGTTCGGATTGGACAAGATACTATTACAGTCTTCCATCCAATAAAACCGAATTGTGGTTCTCGCTGGAATCGGATCGTTTTCTCAATCCTGTTTTGCGTGAATTCTACACTGAAAAAGAAGTCGTAATGGAAGAACGCCGTATGCGTACGGAGAGTAATCCGATAGGCCGTCTGTTAGAAGAGTTTGTTGCAACGGCTTTTAAGGCTCATCCCTACAGTGAGCCGGTTGTAGGCCACATGTCTGATTTGGAGA
This DNA window, taken from candidate division KSB1 bacterium, encodes the following:
- a CDS encoding insulinase family protein produces the protein MKISNNSKKRRNGIVVFMALMLFTFSANAQNLAEFEKKVTEFTLDNGLRFIVVERHEAPVVSFHTYADVGSVDEVKGITGLAHVFEHMAFKGTNTIGTKDLKEELKAMQKVDAAFEELRRERHKGALADSSQLAELEKAFKEARETAKEFVVSNEIGEAIERAGGVGLNASTSSDWTRYYYSLPSNKTELWFSLESDRFLNPVLREFYTEKEVVMEERRMRTESNPIGRLLEEFVATAFKAHPYSEPVVGHMSDLESITRAEGKTFFKKFYGANNLIIAVVGDVKSKQIKKLAQIKSEIH